In Desulfovibrio sp. UIB00, the following are encoded in one genomic region:
- a CDS encoding ACP S-malonyltransferase, whose amino-acid sequence MTQAVLLFPGQGSQESGMGRDLAEASSDAMNLWKQAERISGLPLREIYWEGDDAAMSDTRALQPALTVVNLNLWSAVAARANVCGAAGHSLGEFSAMAAAGVLSAESALELTALRGRLMAEADPDGKGGMAALLKLDQPAIEEIVAETIAQCGELLLVANYNTPGQLVISGTKAAVALACQKAKERKGRGLELKVSGAFHSPMMAEANKELTPLLRKAVWSKPKFPVYCNAHGKAVTDGESARESLLVQMTSSVQWIDTVRNQYADGARRWLELGPKTVLGKMVAPCLAGTATAEDLAIELVNNAETAAAFAG is encoded by the coding sequence ATGACACAAGCCGTTTTGCTCTTTCCCGGCCAGGGCTCGCAAGAGTCGGGCATGGGCCGCGATCTGGCCGAGGCTTCTTCTGACGCCATGAACCTCTGGAAGCAGGCCGAGCGCATCAGTGGCCTGCCCCTGCGCGAAATTTACTGGGAAGGCGATGATGCCGCCATGAGCGACACCCGCGCCCTTCAGCCCGCCCTCACCGTGGTGAACCTGAACCTCTGGAGCGCGGTTGCCGCGCGCGCCAACGTGTGCGGCGCAGCCGGGCACAGTCTTGGCGAGTTCAGCGCCATGGCCGCCGCTGGCGTGCTTTCTGCCGAGAGCGCCCTTGAGCTTACAGCCCTGCGCGGTCGCCTCATGGCCGAGGCCGATCCCGATGGCAAGGGCGGCATGGCCGCTCTGCTCAAGCTGGATCAGCCCGCCATTGAAGAAATTGTGGCCGAAACCATTGCCCAGTGCGGCGAACTTTTACTGGTGGCCAACTACAATACGCCCGGCCAGCTTGTTATCAGCGGCACCAAGGCCGCCGTGGCTCTGGCTTGCCAGAAGGCCAAGGAGCGCAAGGGCCGTGGCCTCGAACTCAAGGTCAGCGGCGCGTTCCACAGCCCCATGATGGCTGAGGCCAACAAGGAACTCACCCCTCTGCTGCGCAAGGCCGTGTGGAGCAAACCCAAGTTCCCCGTATATTGCAATGCCCACGGCAAAGCCGTGACAGATGGCGAAAGCGCCCGTGAAAGCCTGCTTGTGCAGATGACGTCCTCCGTGCAGTGGATAGACACAGTGCGCAACCAGTATGCCGACGGCGCGCGCCGCTGGCTGGAGCTTGGCCCCAAGACCGTGCTCGGCAAGATGGTAGCCCCCTGCCTCGCAGGAACCGCCACAGCAGAAGATCTTGCCATTGAGCTCGTTAACAACGCCGAAACAGCGGCGGCCTTTGCAGGATAG
- the ruvC gene encoding crossover junction endodeoxyribonuclease RuvC, giving the protein MQSVTVIGIDPGSQRTGWGVVREVSGVLQLVDCGVVRTASAGKEFSDRLARIYHELSGILARLKPEEAAIEQVFTAKNAASALKLGQARGVAVAACAAHGLTISDYEPTLVKKSLVGTGRAEKEQVAFMVQRLLNVKNANWALDTSDALAVAVCHLTVRRFAALAGK; this is encoded by the coding sequence ATGCAGTCTGTAACAGTCATCGGCATCGACCCCGGCTCCCAGCGCACGGGCTGGGGCGTAGTGCGCGAGGTTTCGGGCGTGCTGCAACTGGTGGACTGCGGCGTTGTTCGCACGGCCTCGGCAGGAAAGGAATTTTCTGACCGCCTCGCCCGCATCTACCATGAGCTTTCGGGAATTTTGGCCCGCCTCAAGCCGGAAGAAGCCGCCATCGAGCAGGTCTTTACCGCCAAGAACGCGGCTTCGGCCCTCAAGCTTGGGCAGGCGCGGGGCGTTGCCGTGGCCGCCTGCGCGGCGCACGGCCTCACCATCAGCGATTACGAACCGACCCTTGTCAAAAAATCCCTTGTGGGAACGGGCCGGGCAGAGAAGGAGCAGGTGGCCTTTATGGTGCAGCGCCTGCTCAACGTCAAAAACGCCAACTGGGCGCTGGATACCTCCGACGCGCTGGCTGTGGCCGTATGCCACCTCACCGTGCGCCGCTTTGCCGCCCTGGCGGGCAAATAG
- a CDS encoding flavodoxin family protein, translating into MKVLAINGSPRKNGNTALLLHEALAPLREAGWDVESVQLGGKKIQGCRGCGKCAELRNGRCVFDNDMLNDLLQKMQAADAMILGTPCYFTDMSAELKALVDRAGYVAYVNGGLFQGKIGAAVVAAGRAGATHAYDSINHMFLMSKMLVPGSTYWNMGFGHAEGDAAKDAFAIENMRHLGRAIDWLGKAVIPHMAEYPAA; encoded by the coding sequence ATGAAGGTACTGGCCATAAACGGAAGCCCCAGAAAAAACGGCAATACGGCTCTTTTGCTGCATGAAGCGCTTGCGCCTCTGCGCGAGGCTGGCTGGGACGTGGAAAGTGTGCAGTTGGGCGGCAAGAAGATTCAGGGCTGTCGTGGCTGCGGCAAATGCGCGGAGCTGAGAAACGGACGCTGTGTTTTTGACAATGATATGCTCAACGATCTGCTGCAAAAAATGCAGGCAGCGGACGCCATGATCCTGGGTACGCCCTGTTATTTCACGGACATGTCGGCGGAGCTGAAAGCGCTGGTAGACCGGGCAGGCTACGTGGCCTATGTGAACGGCGGGCTCTTTCAGGGCAAGATTGGCGCGGCTGTTGTAGCTGCCGGTCGTGCCGGAGCAACCCACGCCTATGACAGCATCAACCATATGTTTTTGATGTCCAAGATGCTGGTTCCCGGTTCAACCTACTGGAACATGGGCTTCGGCCATGCGGAGGGGGATGCGGCAAAGGATGCCTTTGCCATTGAAAATATGCGGCATCTGGGCCGGGCCATTGACTGGCTGGGCAAGGCAGTAATCCCGCATATGGCGGAATACCCCGCTGCGTAG
- a CDS encoding ABC transporter permease encodes MTATETFGDFLRKIGRPCLNGIDALGNTALFMLEGLAQIFTSAKIFPRTMQQLFVIGSKSLFLIMLIGVFCGMVLGLQGYYTLVKFGSVGMLGSAVSLTLIRELGPVLTAIMLTGRAGSSMTAEIGVMRITDQIDALDVMDINSMGYLVSPRLLASLIAFPLLTAVFDVIGIIGGYLTGVLMLGINEGAYFYRITSSVTATDVNGGFIKAVLFGLLVTTICCRQGYYTNKRRDSVGPEAVGNATTSAVVISCVLILAADYIVTSFLL; translated from the coding sequence ATGACCGCAACCGAAACTTTCGGCGATTTTCTGCGCAAGATAGGCCGCCCCTGCCTGAACGGCATAGACGCTCTTGGCAACACGGCCCTGTTTATGCTTGAAGGGCTGGCCCAGATATTTACCAGCGCCAAGATTTTTCCGCGCACCATGCAGCAGCTCTTTGTCATCGGCTCCAAGTCGCTCTTTCTTATCATGCTGATCGGCGTGTTCTGCGGCATGGTGCTGGGGCTTCAGGGCTACTATACCCTGGTGAAATTCGGCTCGGTGGGCATGCTTGGCTCTGCCGTGTCGCTGACGCTCATTCGCGAGCTTGGGCCGGTGCTCACGGCCATCATGCTCACAGGCCGCGCAGGGTCTTCCATGACGGCGGAAATCGGCGTCATGCGCATTACCGACCAGATCGACGCTCTGGACGTCATGGATATCAATTCCATGGGCTATCTGGTCAGCCCGCGCCTGCTGGCATCGCTCATCGCCTTTCCGCTGCTGACGGCGGTATTTGACGTTATCGGCATCATCGGCGGCTATCTTACGGGCGTGCTCATGCTGGGCATCAACGAGGGCGCGTATTTTTACCGCATCACAAGCTCAGTAACGGCAACGGATGTGAACGGCGGCTTTATCAAGGCCGTGCTCTTTGGCCTGCTTGTGACCACCATCTGCTGCCGCCAGGGCTATTACACCAACAAGAGGCGCGACAGCGTTGGCCCGGAGGCCGTGGGCAACGCCACCACCTCCGCCGTGGTTATTTCCTGCGTGCTGATTCTTGCGGCTGACTACATTGTTACCTCATTCTTGCTTTAA
- a CDS encoding VacB/RNase II family 3'-5' exoribonuclease — translation MKKKKSQRGAPGASAHTPGFPSREELLEAFSAQPRPLRVDGLLRVLGLARRAKGDLEAALTTLAEQGRLLRLRGGLWARPEALKHITGRFSSLRDGGGFVTPMRPVAEGENNRDSHLEFTGARDVYIPAALTGEAWHQDIVRVALSPGASRGPSPEGRITEVVERGLKEIPAHAAHRTGHTLFCRPADARLSVNFSVELAAGETPPEPGTLVLLAPVQRLASDLWTARIVGDYGREDDVAVQEELVKLNHEVPRDFPAGVLAEVQHLPSGPTPEDMHDREDLRGLPLVTIDGADARDFDDAVEVEDRPGGGWLLRVAIADVSHYVRPRGNGSTGALDAEALARGNSWYFPKSVEPMLPEALSNGLCSLRPDEDRLAMLAEIPFSPQGKPGKPRFAQVVMRSAARLTYDQVKACMLDNDAAALAALRENPRGEEVIGMLQRAFALYAALRDARRQRGSLDFDLPEADSRLDEAGRVVWMGHRQRHDAHRLIEEFMIAANEAVARHLRDVGMPFLYRVHPLPDPERLESLFDTLAGVGMEDLPPRPDAAAMQGILARVQGTDQEFLVNRLCLRAMPQARYQPFNEGHFGLASQAYCHFTSPIRRYADLLTHRALKTALGIGVGALPAGQKLLRISDQINRRERAAMACEREMDRRLGCLALLPRVGEHFKGMVAGVTDFGIFVELADMPVEGMIRIDDLGDDWYDFDPRTMSLVGQRSGVMWRMGQSLEVALAEVNLGRLEIRLMPLELPKAAQGNWRGRGKTSRKPAHKGGAKPGRTSRPGGSRSGWKITSPGDESSKGGGKGHRNSGGPKRGRKAGGQGKGGSGTSTRGRTTGNNSKKRGR, via the coding sequence ATGAAAAAGAAAAAATCCCAACGCGGAGCGCCCGGCGCTTCCGCCCATACCCCCGGCTTTCCCTCCCGCGAGGAACTGCTGGAGGCCTTTTCCGCCCAGCCGCGCCCCCTGCGCGTGGACGGCCTTTTGCGTGTGCTGGGCCTCGCCCGCCGCGCCAAGGGCGACCTTGAAGCCGCACTGACAACGCTGGCCGAGCAGGGCCGCCTGTTGCGCTTGCGCGGCGGCCTGTGGGCGCGCCCCGAAGCCCTCAAGCATATTACAGGCCGTTTCAGTTCGCTGCGCGACGGTGGGGGCTTTGTTACGCCCATGCGTCCGGTTGCCGAGGGAGAAAACAACCGAGACAGCCATCTGGAATTTACCGGCGCGCGTGATGTATATATCCCCGCTGCCCTGACCGGCGAAGCCTGGCATCAGGATATCGTGCGCGTGGCGCTCTCCCCCGGTGCATCGCGCGGTCCATCCCCCGAAGGGCGCATCACTGAGGTTGTGGAACGCGGCCTCAAAGAAATCCCCGCCCATGCCGCCCACCGCACAGGGCATACACTTTTCTGCCGCCCGGCGGACGCGCGCCTCTCCGTCAATTTCAGCGTGGAGCTGGCTGCTGGCGAAACGCCTCCCGAGCCTGGCACGCTGGTATTGCTGGCCCCGGTGCAGCGCCTGGCCTCCGACCTGTGGACAGCCCGCATTGTGGGCGACTACGGACGCGAGGACGATGTGGCCGTACAGGAGGAACTGGTCAAGCTCAACCACGAAGTTCCACGCGACTTTCCTGCCGGGGTGCTGGCTGAAGTCCAGCACCTGCCCAGCGGCCCCACGCCTGAAGACATGCACGACCGCGAAGACCTGCGCGGCCTGCCGCTTGTGACAATTGACGGCGCGGATGCCCGCGATTTTGACGATGCCGTGGAGGTCGAAGACCGCCCCGGCGGCGGCTGGCTGCTGCGCGTGGCCATTGCCGATGTGAGCCACTATGTGCGTCCGCGCGGCAACGGCAGCACAGGGGCTCTGGATGCCGAGGCGCTCGCGCGCGGCAACTCCTGGTATTTCCCTAAATCCGTTGAGCCCATGCTGCCAGAGGCCCTTTCCAACGGCCTGTGCAGCCTGCGCCCGGACGAAGACCGCCTCGCCATGCTGGCGGAAATTCCCTTTTCTCCGCAGGGCAAACCTGGCAAGCCGCGCTTTGCGCAGGTTGTCATGCGCTCTGCGGCGCGGCTGACCTATGACCAGGTCAAGGCCTGCATGCTTGACAACGATGCTGCAGCCCTTGCCGCCCTGCGCGAAAACCCGCGCGGCGAAGAAGTCATCGGCATGCTGCAAAGGGCCTTTGCCCTGTATGCGGCCCTGCGTGATGCCCGCCGCCAACGCGGCAGCCTTGATTTTGATCTGCCCGAGGCAGACAGCCGCCTGGACGAAGCCGGGCGCGTGGTCTGGATGGGGCACCGCCAGCGGCACGATGCCCACCGCCTCATTGAGGAATTCATGATCGCTGCCAATGAGGCCGTAGCGCGCCACCTGCGCGATGTGGGCATGCCCTTTCTCTACCGCGTGCACCCCCTGCCCGACCCGGAACGGCTGGAAAGCCTTTTTGACACCCTCGCGGGCGTGGGCATGGAAGACCTGCCGCCCCGACCGGACGCAGCGGCAATGCAGGGCATCCTTGCCCGCGTGCAGGGTACGGATCAGGAATTTCTGGTCAACCGCCTCTGCCTGCGGGCCATGCCCCAGGCGCGCTATCAGCCTTTCAACGAGGGGCATTTTGGCCTTGCCTCTCAGGCATACTGCCACTTTACCTCGCCCATCCGCCGCTATGCGGATCTGCTGACCCACCGGGCGCTCAAAACTGCGCTGGGCATCGGCGTGGGCGCGCTGCCCGCTGGGCAGAAGCTGCTGCGCATCAGCGACCAGATCAACAGGCGTGAACGCGCGGCCATGGCTTGCGAACGTGAAATGGATCGCCGCCTGGGTTGCCTTGCCCTGCTGCCCCGCGTGGGCGAACACTTCAAGGGCATGGTGGCAGGGGTCACGGACTTTGGCATTTTTGTGGAACTGGCCGACATGCCTGTGGAAGGTATGATCCGCATTGATGACCTCGGCGATGACTGGTACGACTTTGATCCCCGCACCATGAGCCTTGTGGGCCAGCGCTCCGGCGTCATGTGGCGCATGGGCCAGAGCCTTGAGGTCGCGCTGGCGGAAGTGAATCTGGGACGGCTTGAAATCCGGCTCATGCCACTGGAACTGCCCAAGGCCGCTCAGGGCAACTGGCGCGGCAGAGGCAAAACATCCCGCAAGCCAGCTCACAAAGGCGGCGCAAAACCGGGACGCACAAGCCGCCCCGGAGGTTCGCGTTCTGGCTGGAAGATCACCTCGCCCGGTGACGAATCCAGCAAGGGCGGGGGCAAGGGACACCGCAACTCGGGCGGGCCAAAGCGTGGGCGCAAGGCTGGAGGCCAGGGCAAAGGCGGCAGCGGCACGAGCACGCGCGGGCGCACCACAGGCAACAACAGCAAAAAGCGGGGCCGCTGA
- a CDS encoding SPOR domain-containing protein, with protein sequence MAAPLRKPRKSVVSQPSGEKRRFVIRLSGPMLTLLGVILAVAVGWSFFMGFMVGRGQNPETRVEQMTSMISKDAPKAKPAPEAPAPDAAAPAAQAETADAQNPATGAEVNQATPAGAPQPGKPGQDQKGQKAAAQAPQGKQGQQSPQGAYPFAQPSGNSLAAWGIKPGANQNAQGQSAQANGQASAQTGAQAAKPAPAKTGPQFDYVYQVAAFKSDEDADKLRTRLEGKGLRTRTQKNGKLVLVMVSIRGTEDDAFNLREDLRHMRLGVPIQVSQKPVSSKPQKSGR encoded by the coding sequence ATGGCCGCCCCCTTACGTAAACCCCGCAAATCCGTTGTTTCCCAGCCGTCGGGCGAGAAGCGCCGCTTTGTTATCCGCCTTTCGGGGCCAATGCTTACGCTGCTGGGCGTAATCCTCGCGGTTGCCGTGGGCTGGTCATTTTTTATGGGATTCATGGTCGGACGCGGGCAAAATCCTGAAACGCGCGTGGAACAGATGACCAGCATGATCTCCAAGGACGCGCCCAAGGCCAAGCCCGCCCCGGAGGCTCCCGCGCCTGACGCGGCAGCTCCGGCGGCACAGGCCGAAACCGCTGATGCCCAGAATCCGGCCACCGGCGCTGAGGTAAATCAGGCTACGCCCGCAGGCGCGCCCCAGCCCGGCAAACCGGGGCAGGATCAAAAGGGGCAGAAAGCAGCCGCTCAGGCCCCGCAGGGCAAACAGGGCCAGCAATCCCCGCAGGGAGCCTATCCCTTTGCGCAACCTTCAGGCAACAGTCTGGCGGCCTGGGGCATCAAGCCCGGCGCCAACCAGAATGCACAGGGCCAGAGCGCTCAAGCCAACGGACAGGCCAGCGCACAAACCGGCGCGCAGGCAGCAAAGCCCGCCCCAGCCAAGACAGGCCCGCAGTTTGATTATGTATATCAGGTAGCTGCATTCAAATCTGACGAAGATGCAGACAAGCTGCGCACACGTCTGGAAGGCAAGGGCCTGCGCACTCGCACCCAGAAAAACGGCAAGCTCGTGCTGGTTATGGTCAGCATTCGCGGCACGGAAGACGATGCCTTCAACCTGCGTGAAGACCTGCGCCACATGAGGCTGGGCGTCCCCATTCAGGTTTCGCAAAAACCTGTTTCAAGCAAGCCGCAAAAATCAGGGCGGTGA
- the argS gene encoding arginine--tRNA ligase, with amino-acid sequence MRAIDTLRTALKAIIEEEGLAWPVKTVIEPPRDPKHGDLSVNSAMLLAKEAKANPRELAQKFAQKLVERCPEVSHAEAAGPGFCNVTFTQDFWRATVADIEAAGKEYGKSTGGAGKKVLLEYVSANPTGPLHVGHGRGAAVGDSLARLLRVAGYDVNTEYYINDAGRQMRLLGLSVWLRAKELAGKPVTWPEDYYKGDYIIDIAREMLDANPALVELPDAEGQDVCYDKAMNDILNGIKDDLNEFRVEHQRWFSEKTLVEGGAVAAAFDALDSAGYTYEKDNAYWFATENLGDDKNRVLRKSDGSLTYFASDIAYHHDKFQRGYDWLIDIWGADHHGYIPRMRAAITAMGKTQDSFDVVLIQLVNLLREGQPVSMSTRAGTFETLADVIKEVGVDAARFMFLSRKSDSPLDFDLELAKQRSLDNPVYYVQYAHARICAVLRRAEERGFVLPPKATAELLHGLDTPEDMALLRKAATFEDMLASAAKSLGVHHVSTYLTELAGQLHSYYAKHQVLLADDAPRTLARLALLRSIGQVLRNGLDVLGVSAPESM; translated from the coding sequence ATGCGCGCCATTGACACCCTGCGCACGGCCCTCAAGGCCATTATTGAAGAAGAAGGCCTTGCCTGGCCCGTCAAAACCGTTATTGAACCGCCCCGCGACCCCAAGCACGGCGATCTTTCCGTCAACTCCGCCATGCTGCTCGCCAAGGAAGCCAAGGCCAATCCCCGCGAGCTGGCGCAGAAATTCGCCCAGAAGCTTGTGGAGCGTTGCCCCGAGGTGTCCCATGCCGAAGCCGCCGGCCCCGGATTCTGCAATGTGACCTTCACGCAGGATTTCTGGCGCGCCACCGTGGCCGACATTGAAGCTGCGGGCAAGGAATACGGCAAGAGCACGGGCGGCGCAGGTAAAAAGGTGCTGCTGGAATATGTTTCCGCCAACCCCACTGGTCCCCTGCATGTGGGGCATGGGCGCGGCGCTGCCGTGGGCGACAGCCTTGCCCGCCTGCTGCGCGTGGCTGGTTATGACGTTAACACCGAGTATTACATCAACGATGCCGGTCGCCAGATGCGCCTGCTGGGCCTTTCTGTGTGGCTGCGCGCCAAGGAACTGGCCGGAAAACCCGTCACCTGGCCCGAAGATTACTACAAGGGCGACTATATCATCGACATCGCCCGCGAAATGCTGGATGCCAACCCCGCCCTCGTGGAGCTGCCCGATGCCGAAGGCCAGGACGTGTGCTACGACAAGGCCATGAACGACATTCTGAACGGCATCAAGGACGACCTCAACGAATTCCGCGTGGAGCACCAGCGCTGGTTCTCTGAAAAAACCCTTGTGGAAGGCGGAGCCGTTGCTGCGGCTTTTGACGCGCTGGATTCCGCCGGGTATACATATGAGAAAGACAATGCCTACTGGTTCGCCACCGAGAATCTGGGCGACGACAAAAACCGCGTGCTGCGCAAGTCGGACGGCAGCCTGACCTACTTTGCCTCCGACATCGCCTACCATCACGACAAATTCCAGCGCGGCTACGACTGGCTCATTGATATCTGGGGTGCGGATCACCACGGCTACATCCCCCGCATGCGCGCGGCCATCACGGCCATGGGCAAAACGCAGGACAGCTTTGACGTGGTGCTTATCCAGCTGGTGAACCTGCTGCGCGAGGGCCAGCCCGTGAGCATGTCCACCCGCGCGGGCACCTTTGAAACCCTGGCTGATGTCATCAAGGAAGTGGGCGTTGACGCAGCGCGCTTCATGTTTCTTTCACGCAAGAGCGACAGCCCGCTGGACTTTGACCTTGAGCTTGCCAAGCAGCGCAGCCTCGACAACCCGGTGTACTATGTACAGTACGCCCACGCGCGCATCTGCGCCGTGCTGCGCCGGGCTGAGGAACGCGGCTTCGTGCTGCCCCCCAAGGCCACTGCAGAGCTGCTGCACGGGCTTGATACGCCCGAAGACATGGCCCTGCTGCGCAAGGCCGCCACGTTTGAAGACATGCTGGCCTCCGCCGCCAAATCGCTTGGCGTGCACCACGTGAGCACCTACCTCACGGAACTTGCCGGGCAGCTGCACAGCTACTATGCCAAGCATCAGGTGCTGCTGGCCGATGACGCGCCCCGCACCCTGGCCCGCCTTGCCCTGCTGCGTTCCATCGGTCAGGTGCTGCGCAATGGTCTGGACGTGCTTGGCGTGAGCGCCCCGGAAAGCATGTAA
- a CDS encoding helix-turn-helix domain-containing protein translates to MDTPDSCPPVQGNYRCHFELTLQLIGGKWKLLVIYFLSLQEVIRFSQLRRSLPEISERMLVRQLRELEEDGLVHRKVYGTVPPRVDYSLTPLGVSLVPIMESLKTWGNMYEKSRSPAEPDHGDAKSADADI, encoded by the coding sequence ATGGACACTCCCGACTCTTGCCCACCCGTACAGGGCAATTACCGTTGCCATTTTGAACTGACCTTGCAGCTCATTGGCGGCAAGTGGAAATTACTGGTTATTTATTTTCTTTCATTGCAGGAAGTTATCCGTTTCAGCCAGTTGCGGCGATCCCTGCCGGAAATCAGCGAGCGAATGCTGGTACGCCAGTTGCGCGAACTGGAAGAAGACGGCCTTGTGCACCGCAAGGTCTACGGCACGGTGCCGCCGCGTGTGGATTATTCGCTTACGCCGTTGGGCGTGTCGCTTGTGCCCATTATGGAATCGCTCAAGACCTGGGGCAACATGTATGAAAAAAGCCGCAGCCCGGCTGAACCAGACCACGGCGATGCCAAGAGTGCTGACGCTGATATATAA
- a CDS encoding peptidyl-prolyl cis-trans isomerase — protein MLALAGQAQAADPDPAVKLETSLGDIVVRLDARKAPISTANFVQYVKSGFYDGTVFHRVIKNFMIQGGGFTPDLKQKSARASIRNEADNGLKNKKYTIAMARTSEPHSASSQFFINTKDNDFLDFKSQTPQGWGYAVFGKVIKGQEVVDKIAAVQTGKKGYYDDVPMESVIIKKAVIVE, from the coding sequence ATGCTCGCTTTGGCAGGGCAGGCCCAGGCTGCCGATCCTGATCCGGCTGTGAAGCTTGAAACCAGCCTCGGCGACATTGTTGTACGCCTTGATGCCCGCAAAGCGCCCATCAGCACGGCCAACTTTGTGCAGTACGTCAAATCCGGTTTTTATGACGGCACGGTGTTTCATCGCGTTATCAAAAACTTCATGATCCAGGGTGGCGGCTTTACCCCCGACCTGAAGCAGAAATCTGCCCGCGCCTCCATCCGCAATGAAGCGGACAACGGCCTCAAGAACAAAAAGTACACCATCGCCATGGCCCGCACCAGCGAGCCGCATTCGGCGTCTTCGCAATTCTTTATCAATACCAAGGATAACGACTTCCTCGACTTCAAGAGCCAGACGCCGCAGGGCTGGGGCTATGCCGTGTTTGGCAAGGTCATCAAGGGCCAGGAAGTGGTGGACAAGATCGCCGCCGTGCAGACCGGCAAAAAGGGCTACTACGACGACGTGCCCATGGAAAGCGTGATTATCAAGAAGGCCGTGATCGTGGAATAA
- a CDS encoding Bax inhibitor-1/YccA family protein — translation MSYSRSVAQSSATSVASLYMRQVYQWMTAGLAVTTVVAYAVASSPAVQAAIFGNTIVLILMLVAQFGLVIALSAAVHKMSGGTATGLFLLYSAVTGATLSSIFVVYPIASIANAFLVTTGTFLAMSVYGTVTKRDLTSMGSFLFMGLIGIIIASLVNIFLKSSMMDFIISCVGVLIFTGLTAYDTQKLRQFGENAPMEDGTAVRRGAILGALTLYLDFINLFLMMLRLFGGNRE, via the coding sequence ATGTCATACAGCCGCAGTGTTGCTCAAAGCTCCGCTACCAGCGTTGCTTCCCTTTACATGCGTCAGGTTTATCAGTGGATGACAGCCGGTCTGGCTGTGACCACTGTCGTGGCCTACGCCGTTGCCAGTTCGCCTGCCGTGCAGGCGGCCATCTTTGGCAACACCATAGTGCTTATTCTCATGCTGGTGGCCCAGTTCGGTCTTGTCATCGCCCTTTCGGCGGCGGTTCACAAAATGTCCGGCGGCACGGCCACGGGTCTGTTTCTGCTGTATTCCGCCGTTACGGGCGCGACGCTTTCGTCCATCTTTGTGGTGTACCCCATTGCGTCCATCGCCAACGCGTTTCTGGTAACCACCGGCACCTTCCTTGCCATGTCGGTCTACGGCACTGTCACCAAGCGCGACCTTACGTCCATGGGCAGCTTTTTGTTCATGGGCCTCATAGGCATTATCATTGCCTCGCTGGTGAACATCTTCCTCAAGAGCAGCATGATGGACTTCATCATCAGCTGCGTTGGCGTACTTATCTTCACGGGCCTGACCGCCTATGACACGCAGAAGCTGCGCCAGTTCGGCGAAAACGCCCCCATGGAAGACGGTACCGCCGTGCGCCGTGGCGCCATCCTTGGCGCGCTGACGCTCTACCTCGACTTCATCAACCTTTTCCTCATGATGCTGCGCCTGTTCGGCGGCAACCGCGAGTGA
- a CDS encoding RsmG family class I SAM-dependent methyltransferase has protein sequence MQRQSVDRKELARLAAASGAEVPQSALEPLAEYLEMLCQWNKAMNLVGPHTWQDMLTRLAVDSFHLAGFLDKLNLPEAPLCWDLGAGAGLPGIPLRMAWTRGAYYMIEVREKRALFISSVLSRLQLPSTHIFRGPVEHFFQGQYYKADCILSRAFMPWRQLLDLASPRLHDNGVMVVLALEPAPSELPAPWRLVEQLSYVVGGHGRWFWALAPSAEAERLTYDAATHRAG, from the coding sequence ATGCAGCGACAATCGGTTGACAGAAAAGAATTGGCGCGTCTGGCTGCGGCCTCGGGCGCGGAAGTGCCGCAATCGGCTCTGGAGCCGCTGGCGGAATATCTTGAAATGCTCTGCCAGTGGAACAAGGCCATGAACCTGGTCGGCCCGCACACATGGCAGGATATGCTTACCCGGCTGGCGGTGGACAGTTTTCATCTGGCCGGCTTTCTGGACAAGCTCAATCTGCCCGAAGCTCCCCTGTGCTGGGATCTTGGCGCGGGCGCTGGCCTGCCGGGCATTCCCTTACGCATGGCCTGGACGCGCGGCGCATACTATATGATAGAAGTGCGCGAAAAACGCGCCCTGTTCATCTCCAGTGTACTTTCTCGCCTTCAGTTGCCCTCCACCCATATTTTCAGAGGGCCGGTGGAACATTTTTTTCAGGGTCAGTATTATAAGGCGGACTGCATCCTGAGCCGCGCCTTCATGCCCTGGCGGCAACTGCTTGACCTCGCCAGCCCCAGGCTGCACGATAACGGAGTTATGGTCGTGCTGGCGCTTGAGCCAGCCCCCAGCGAATTGCCAGCGCCCTGGCGTCTGGTGGAGCAGCTCTCCTACGTTGTTGGCGGGCACGGGCGCTGGTTCTGGGCGCTTGCCCCCAGCGCAGAGGCTGAGCGGCTGACCTATGATGCCGCAACGCATCGGGCTGGCTAG